A single region of the Halobacterium wangiae genome encodes:
- a CDS encoding DUF7504 family protein — MRGEGIEGESTHVLVAGTGDSVATPAVTDECSVLGVTYETDAETWLGRWAGDVERAAVVSVGERSRSAASTSASGRPLTAVTGIVETVPDETDVGTVGSLVHDYLSAWADDGETTVFVDDLAAVIDRTSTETAFRFVHAVLSCADATGARVVVTLDPDAYPPHVVGTFAELFDDVRR; from the coding sequence ATGCGAGGGGAGGGAATCGAGGGGGAGTCGACGCACGTTCTCGTCGCGGGGACCGGGGATTCGGTCGCGACACCGGCCGTTACGGACGAGTGTAGCGTGCTCGGCGTGACGTACGAGACGGACGCGGAGACGTGGCTCGGGCGCTGGGCCGGGGACGTCGAACGGGCGGCGGTCGTGAGCGTCGGGGAGCGCTCGCGGTCCGCGGCGAGTACGAGCGCCAGTGGGCGCCCGCTCACCGCGGTGACGGGTATCGTCGAGACAGTCCCCGACGAGACCGACGTGGGGACCGTCGGGTCGCTCGTCCACGACTACCTGTCGGCGTGGGCGGACGACGGCGAGACAACGGTGTTCGTGGACGACCTGGCGGCCGTCATCGACCGCACGTCCACGGAGACGGCGTTCCGGTTCGTCCACGCCGTCCTGTCGTGTGCGGACGCGACGGGTGCGCGGGTGGTCGTGACCCTCGACCCCGACGCGTACCCGCCACACGTCGTCGGGACGTTCGCCGAACTGTTCGACGACGTGCGACGCTAG
- the corA gene encoding magnesium/cobalt transporter CorA has translation MTVHTVVYADGIHAEYDDAAAARDEAGTTWVRVVDPAEEELRDVTDGYGLHHLEIEDVFGDVRPKVEEFDGHTFVLLKAATLRRGDVAFADELRDQQIAFFLGDDWLVTIEPERLPALDAVWERVDRDDPRLLSFGPDFTAYRGIDRIVDDYYEILDEIEDDIEAVENDVMDATGDDVLERINSLRRDLLSVRRLLWPTRDAVGALARGDPEQIEENTEKFYRDVYDHLVQLVDLAETYRDLTNGARDIYLNALSMSTNEVMKTLTVVATIILPLTFVAGIYGMNFEGTPTSMPELGWEFGYPAVMLGMALMAAILVGYFRRENWL, from the coding sequence GTGACCGTCCACACCGTCGTCTACGCGGACGGGATCCACGCCGAGTACGACGACGCGGCGGCGGCGCGGGACGAGGCCGGCACGACGTGGGTCCGGGTCGTCGACCCGGCGGAGGAGGAACTCCGGGACGTCACCGACGGCTACGGGCTCCACCACCTCGAGATAGAGGACGTCTTCGGGGACGTCCGGCCGAAGGTCGAGGAGTTCGACGGCCACACGTTCGTCCTCCTGAAGGCCGCGACGCTGCGCCGCGGCGACGTCGCGTTCGCCGACGAACTCCGCGACCAGCAGATCGCCTTCTTCCTCGGCGACGACTGGCTGGTGACCATCGAACCCGAGCGCCTGCCCGCCCTCGACGCCGTCTGGGAGCGCGTCGACCGCGACGACCCCCGGCTGCTGTCCTTCGGCCCGGACTTCACCGCCTACCGCGGCATCGACCGCATCGTCGACGACTACTACGAGATCCTCGACGAGATCGAGGACGACATCGAGGCCGTCGAGAACGACGTGATGGACGCCACCGGCGACGACGTCCTCGAACGCATCAACAGCCTCCGACGGGACCTGCTGTCGGTGCGGCGCCTGCTGTGGCCAACCCGGGACGCGGTCGGTGCGCTCGCCCGTGGCGACCCCGAACAGATCGAGGAGAACACCGAGAAGTTCTACCGGGACGTCTACGACCACCTGGTCCAGCTCGTCGACCTCGCGGAGACGTACCGCGACCTCACGAACGGCGCGCGGGACATCTACCTGAACGCGCTGTCGATGTCCACCAACGAGGTGATGAAGACGCTCACCGTCGTCGCGACCATCATCCTGCCGTTGACGTTCGTCGCCGGCATCTACGGGATGAACTTCGAGGGGACCCCGACGAGCATGCCCGAACTCGGCTGGGAGTTCGGCTACCCAGCGGTGATGCTCGGCATGGCGCTGATGGCGGCGATACTCGTCGGCTACTTCCGCCGGGAGAACTGGCTCTAG
- a CDS encoding deoxyuridine 5'-triphosphate nucleotidohydrolase has protein sequence MFKSGAFVAEHVDPVDEAQIQPNGVDLTVEAVLEQVEAGRIGRDGKSIGDREARQPEGDDDTFDLPPGGYILQYAETISIPEGHVGFLYPRSSLMRNSCMLNTAVWDAGYTGKGEGLLEVHHDVELERGARVAQLVLSEAAHEGAYDGSYQEERLE, from the coding sequence ATGTTCAAGAGCGGAGCGTTCGTCGCCGAGCACGTCGACCCTGTCGACGAGGCGCAGATACAGCCCAACGGCGTGGACCTGACCGTCGAGGCCGTCCTCGAACAGGTCGAAGCCGGACGCATCGGCCGGGACGGGAAGTCCATCGGCGACCGGGAGGCCAGACAGCCAGAGGGAGACGACGACACCTTCGACCTCCCGCCGGGCGGCTACATCCTCCAGTACGCCGAGACCATCTCCATCCCCGAGGGCCACGTCGGCTTCCTCTACCCGCGGTCGTCGCTCATGCGGAACTCCTGCATGCTGAACACGGCCGTCTGGGACGCCGGCTACACGGGGAAGGGAGAGGGCCTGCTGGAGGTCCACCACGACGTCGAACTGGAGCGAGGCGCCCGCGTCGCCCAGCTAGTGCTCTCCGAGGCGGCACACGAGGGAGCCTACGACGGGAGCTACCAGGAAGAACGGCTCGAGTAG
- a CDS encoding aconitate hydratase, translating into MGQTLTEKILDDHLVEGELTPGEEIGIEIDQTLSQDTTGTMVWLQFEALEMDEVQTELAAQYCDHQTYQFDFKNTDDHRFLRSAAGTYGAYFSRPGNGICHNVHKENFAAPGKTLLGSDSHTPTPGGLGQLAIGAGGIDIAVAMGGGPYYVEMPDVVNVRLEGELPEWATAKDVILEMLRRLSVKGGVGKVLEYTGPGVETLSVPERTTITNMGTELGATSSIFPTDETTKEWMANFDREDEFVELTPDEDAEYADEIVVDLSDLEPLISTPSMPDNVVPVREVAGEKVEQVVVGSCTNGGYEDILPAAKMLEGRQINPGTEMIVAPGSKQASEMLARQGWTAEMMAAGVNFSEATCGACIGIGHVPASDSVSLRTFNRNFEGRSGIEDDSVYLCSPEVAAAAALKGEIVDPRDLADELGDLEDPGFEMGTTYTAGYGEGDADIITPEEAIDDDLIKGPNISSVPVKDPIDADVSGETLLKMGDNITTDHIIPATSDILKFRSNIERLSEFTLSRIDDTFAERAKATDSGVIVAGENYGQGSSREHAAMCPMFLGVEAVLAQSFARIHKANLFNFGLIPLAIDEETYDRIEQGDDIEIVDDARAGVESGQEEFTIRVNDDWEATAHLDASERERRTLAAGGKLSLTKQRHGEDSGAAPADD; encoded by the coding sequence ATGGGACAGACGCTCACGGAAAAAATTCTCGATGACCATCTCGTCGAGGGCGAACTGACGCCCGGCGAAGAAATCGGCATCGAGATCGATCAGACGCTCTCCCAGGACACCACTGGGACGATGGTCTGGCTGCAGTTCGAGGCGCTGGAGATGGACGAGGTCCAGACGGAGCTCGCGGCGCAGTACTGCGACCACCAGACGTACCAGTTCGACTTCAAGAACACCGACGACCACCGATTCCTGCGGTCTGCGGCCGGCACGTACGGCGCGTACTTCTCCCGACCGGGCAACGGCATCTGCCACAACGTCCACAAGGAGAACTTCGCGGCGCCCGGCAAGACCCTGCTCGGCTCGGACAGCCACACGCCGACGCCCGGCGGCCTCGGCCAGCTGGCGATCGGCGCGGGCGGCATCGACATCGCGGTCGCCATGGGTGGCGGCCCCTACTACGTCGAGATGCCCGATGTCGTCAACGTCCGTCTGGAGGGTGAGCTCCCCGAGTGGGCCACCGCGAAGGACGTCATCCTCGAGATGCTCCGTCGCCTCTCGGTGAAAGGCGGCGTCGGCAAGGTGCTGGAGTACACGGGGCCGGGCGTGGAGACGCTCTCGGTGCCCGAGCGCACCACCATCACGAACATGGGGACGGAACTCGGTGCGACCTCCTCCATCTTCCCGACCGACGAGACCACGAAGGAGTGGATGGCGAACTTCGACCGCGAGGACGAGTTCGTCGAGCTCACGCCGGACGAGGACGCCGAGTACGCCGACGAGATCGTCGTCGACCTCTCGGACCTCGAACCCCTCATCTCGACGCCGTCGATGCCCGACAACGTCGTTCCCGTCCGCGAGGTCGCGGGCGAGAAGGTCGAGCAGGTCGTCGTCGGCTCCTGTACGAACGGCGGCTACGAGGACATCCTCCCGGCCGCGAAGATGCTCGAGGGCCGGCAGATCAACCCCGGCACCGAGATGATCGTCGCGCCCGGCTCCAAGCAGGCCTCCGAGATGCTCGCCCGCCAGGGCTGGACCGCGGAGATGATGGCGGCCGGCGTCAACTTCTCCGAGGCGACGTGTGGCGCGTGTATCGGTATCGGTCACGTGCCCGCCTCCGACTCCGTCTCGCTGCGGACGTTCAACCGCAACTTCGAGGGTCGCTCCGGCATCGAGGACGACTCCGTCTACCTCTGCTCGCCGGAAGTCGCCGCCGCGGCCGCCCTCAAGGGCGAAATCGTCGACCCGCGTGACCTCGCCGACGAACTCGGCGACCTCGAGGACCCCGGCTTCGAGATGGGGACCACGTACACCGCGGGCTACGGCGAAGGCGACGCCGACATCATCACGCCCGAGGAGGCCATCGACGACGACCTCATCAAGGGCCCGAACATCTCCAGTGTGCCCGTGAAGGACCCCATCGACGCGGACGTCTCCGGTGAGACGCTCCTGAAGATGGGCGACAACATCACCACGGACCACATCATCCCGGCGACCTCCGACATCCTCAAGTTCCGCTCGAACATCGAGCGGCTCTCGGAGTTCACGCTCTCGCGCATCGACGACACGTTCGCCGAGCGCGCGAAGGCCACCGACAGCGGCGTCATCGTCGCCGGCGAGAACTACGGCCAGGGGTCGTCCCGCGAACACGCGGCGATGTGCCCGATGTTCCTCGGCGTCGAGGCGGTGCTCGCACAGAGCTTCGCCCGCATCCACAAGGCCAACCTGTTCAACTTCGGTCTCATCCCCCTCGCCATCGACGAGGAGACCTACGACCGCATCGAGCAGGGCGACGACATCGAGATCGTCGACGACGCCCGTGCGGGCGTCGAGTCCGGCCAGGAGGAGTTCACCATCCGCGTGAACGACGACTGGGAGGCGACCGCCCACCTCGACGCCTCCGAGCGCGAGCGGCGCACGCTCGCCGCCGGTGGCAAGCTCTCGCTGACGAAGCAGCGCCACGGCGAGGACAGCGGCGCGGCGCCCGCCGACGACTAA
- the rimI gene encoding ribosomal protein S18-alanine N-acetyltransferase, whose amino-acid sequence MTTAESADATSSIRQATRADLLEVFRIEQSVFPQPWPYSGFERQLQTPGFLVSEASGDGEPPTIVGYVVADTVSNHGRPLGHVKNLAVHPERRGEGMGQALLERGLAVLSSLGVERVKLEVRESNEAARGLYEKYGFEYLRTISAYYADGEDAHVLVADVGDRDAF is encoded by the coding sequence GTGACGACAGCTGAGTCCGCGGACGCCACGTCGTCGATCCGACAGGCGACCCGCGCGGACCTGCTGGAGGTGTTCCGCATCGAGCAGTCCGTGTTCCCCCAGCCGTGGCCGTACTCCGGGTTCGAGCGCCAGCTACAGACGCCGGGGTTCCTCGTCAGCGAAGCGAGCGGCGACGGGGAGCCACCAACCATCGTCGGCTACGTGGTCGCGGACACCGTCTCGAACCACGGCCGGCCGCTCGGCCATGTGAAGAACCTCGCCGTCCACCCCGAGCGACGCGGCGAGGGCATGGGGCAGGCGCTGCTGGAACGGGGGCTCGCGGTGCTCTCGTCGCTCGGCGTGGAGCGCGTGAAACTCGAGGTCCGGGAGAGCAACGAGGCGGCCCGCGGCCTCTACGAAAAGTACGGGTTCGAGTACCTGCGGACCATCTCGGCGTACTACGCCGACGGTGAGGACGCCCACGTGCTGGTGGCGGACGTCGGCGACCGTGACGCGTTTTAG
- a CDS encoding DUF5809 family protein, with the protein MTETRGLLAPETAAEVRERFEAVGTPAQTVTREIARAMEFPKEEYDERVTGEVVATARDALFASLLRVEVGDREEFADAKRDYPDAEVLENGSPDVDGVAWHYVPFADVLVATTFQNEPDAAVATLRRIAFGKFYRDVL; encoded by the coding sequence ATGACCGAGACACGCGGCCTGCTCGCGCCAGAGACGGCGGCCGAGGTCCGCGAGCGCTTCGAGGCGGTCGGGACGCCGGCACAGACGGTCACCCGCGAGATTGCACGCGCGATGGAGTTCCCGAAGGAGGAGTACGACGAGCGCGTCACCGGCGAGGTGGTGGCGACGGCCCGCGACGCGCTGTTCGCGTCGCTGCTCCGGGTCGAGGTGGGCGACCGCGAGGAGTTCGCGGACGCCAAACGCGACTACCCTGACGCGGAGGTCCTCGAGAACGGGAGCCCGGACGTCGACGGCGTCGCCTGGCACTACGTCCCGTTCGCGGACGTGCTGGTGGCGACGACGTTCCAGAACGAACCGGACGCCGCGGTGGCGACGCTGCGGCGCATCGCGTTCGGGAAGTTCTACCGCGACGTGCTGTAG